The Apium graveolens cultivar Ventura chromosome 11, ASM990537v1, whole genome shotgun sequence genome has a window encoding:
- the LOC141696327 gene encoding uncharacterized protein LOC141696327 has product METEFNGHDSKWIAWYDPALHFVEEKISNKDFNLFHAIERKLFYRLVHKLGRNIDECMHVVAFLIWLERIRYSHNPVHKVIAWPFHLVDELSNEIAGFLKCLEREKIGSEYICLYSVRKLCSRHIKLFEFHHRRNSILESVEKIVSEVCKRAFKDILIVDSEFADVEG; this is encoded by the coding sequence ATGGAAACCGAGTTCAATGGCCATGACAGCAAATGGATTGCTTGGTATGATCCAGCCCTGCATTTCGTTGAAGAAAAAATCAGCAACAAAGATTTTAATCTTTTCCATGCAATTGAAAGGAAGCTATTCTACAGGCTAGTCCATAAACTTGGTCGAAATATTGATGAATGTATGCATGTAGTGGCATTCCTCATCTGGCTCGAAAGAATCCGTTACAGCCACAACCCCGTCCACAAAGTGATTGCTTGGCCGTTTCATCTGGTTGATGAACTTTCCAATGAAATTGCAGGATTTTTAAAGTGCCTAGAGAGAGAGAAAATAGGTAGCGAGTACATTTGTCTGTATTCCGTTCGAAAGTTATGTTCTCGCCACATCAAGTTGTTCGAGTTTCACCATAGAAGGAATAGTATTCTTGAGAGTGTTGAAAAGATTGTATCAGAAGTTTGTAAGAGGGCTTTCAAGGACATACTCATAGTTGATAGTGAGTTTGCCGATGTAGAAGGATAG